The following are from one region of the Carnobacterium gallinarum DSM 4847 genome:
- a CDS encoding T7SS effector LXG polymorphic toxin has product MSEMLLQIQIMNDILKSKRGRMQVMLYPIETFVNDTELQGRSYRTAKEYFQMIHIPLLRGLIRAMEEITESNQQFISRFYGQVDGSPFTKIDTDKLEELTTRALEINKIFMDAFTSVLPAQNGTPELASELIDINHMTNCIQRLYGFESGNMNLYQTARILLENVKKGLDHMNKGHWDVEMNAFISPKASNREWANALNKDWEVEKETSKVELYVNQFGMTKEQAQQLIEFEKRFEKYFDKVGWSQERKNLEFVKILASAQYGSRGGINQTLWEISAGVYNTDELMEQLQLIGYTKEDAAYFISDIIQKIYDSNQLNNDYVHLVGSLAVILNKSTLQQLGSTGSAPDSMLQGYYKELATQSGDIASGSLSREDIRADIDALVISEYLRVNPSQNIIDVTHEYYLNIESNKINRAEELLKIYGNGDIELGYQIMWQSAIYGSLTPGGYLLAWKDKNKDISDDVHQFLEHFNNELNGIKQ; this is encoded by the coding sequence CGAACAGCAAAAGAATACTTTCAAATGATACATATCCCCTTGTTAAGAGGATTGATAAGAGCTATGGAAGAGATTACAGAATCTAATCAACAATTTATTAGCCGATTTTATGGGCAGGTAGATGGCTCTCCATTTACTAAAATAGATACGGATAAATTAGAAGAATTAACTACTCGAGCATTGGAAATTAATAAAATATTTATGGATGCATTTACGAGTGTACTTCCTGCTCAAAACGGTACACCAGAACTTGCTAGTGAGCTGATTGATATCAATCATATGACTAATTGTATTCAACGCTTGTATGGTTTTGAGTCAGGTAACATGAATTTATATCAAACAGCAAGAATATTATTGGAAAATGTAAAAAAAGGATTAGACCACATGAATAAGGGACATTGGGATGTCGAAATGAATGCTTTTATTTCTCCAAAAGCGAGTAATAGAGAATGGGCAAATGCTTTAAATAAAGATTGGGAAGTTGAAAAAGAAACATCTAAAGTGGAGTTGTATGTAAATCAATTTGGAATGACCAAAGAACAAGCTCAGCAATTAATTGAATTTGAAAAGAGATTTGAGAAATATTTTGACAAGGTGGGATGGTCACAAGAACGTAAAAATTTAGAATTTGTTAAGATACTTGCTTCTGCCCAATACGGATCACGTGGTGGGATTAATCAAACATTATGGGAAATTTCAGCTGGAGTATATAACACTGATGAATTAATGGAACAACTTCAATTAATTGGGTACACAAAAGAAGATGCTGCATATTTTATTTCAGACATAATACAGAAAATTTATGATAGTAACCAGCTAAATAATGATTACGTCCATTTAGTAGGTAGTTTAGCAGTCATATTAAATAAATCAACGTTACAACAACTTGGTTCAACAGGTAGCGCCCCAGATTCAATGTTACAAGGATATTATAAAGAATTGGCCACTCAATCAGGCGATATTGCGTCTGGCAGTCTTTCAAGAGAGGATATACGTGCAGATATTGATGCTTTAGTTATCTCAGAATACTTACGAGTTAATCCATCCCAAAATATAATCGACGTCACTCATGAATATTATTTGAATATTGAAAGCAATAAAATAAATCGTGCTGAAGAATTGCTAAAAATTTATGGGAATGGTGATATTGAATTAGGTTATCAAATAATGTGGCAGTCAGCAATATATGGTAGTCTCACTCCTGGTGGTTATCTCCTAGCATGGAAGGATAAGAATAAGGATATAAGCGATGATGTTCATCAATTTTTAGAACACTTTAATAATGAATTGAATGGAATTAAACAATAA